In Paenibacillus sp. 1781tsa1, one DNA window encodes the following:
- the prsW gene encoding glutamic-type intramembrane protease PrsW, protein MLLFSVLAAAVAPGLALLTYFYLKDRYDYEPLHMVLRVFLMGILMVLPVMIIQRGMMMWLGDNPYLEAIMISGGVEEFVKWFVLYHIIYNHTEFDEPYDGILYAVAVSLGFATVENVLYAFAGNASVSAMFLRALLPVSGHAMFAVIMGYYMGKAKFIGGKKKRWYLVLSLVLPFFWHALYDVIMNTMVNHWLWFIAPLMAGLWYGAMGKITRANNRSPFRFVKREEEVKL, encoded by the coding sequence GTGCTTTTGTTTTCGGTCTTAGCGGCAGCAGTTGCTCCGGGTCTCGCCTTGTTAACATACTTTTACCTGAAAGACCGTTATGATTATGAGCCACTTCATATGGTATTGCGGGTTTTCCTCATGGGGATTCTGATGGTACTGCCTGTGATGATTATTCAGCGTGGCATGATGATGTGGCTCGGGGATAATCCTTATCTTGAGGCCATTATGATCTCAGGTGGTGTGGAGGAATTCGTTAAATGGTTCGTACTTTACCATATCATCTATAATCACACCGAATTTGATGAGCCGTATGACGGCATCTTATATGCAGTCGCTGTTTCACTTGGATTTGCCACTGTTGAGAATGTGTTGTATGCCTTTGCGGGGAATGCATCCGTCTCAGCCATGTTCCTTCGGGCACTGCTCCCTGTTTCAGGGCACGCTATGTTTGCGGTAATCATGGGTTATTATATGGGTAAAGCCAAGTTTATCGGTGGTAAGAAAAAGCGGTGGTATCTGGTTCTTTCTCTGGTGTTACCTTTTTTCTGGCATGCATTGTACGATGTCATCATGAACACCATGGTGAATCATTGGTTGTGGTTTATAGCGCCGCTAATGGCGGGCCTGTGGTATGGGGCAATGGGTAAAATCACACGTGCCAATAACCGTTCTCCTTTTCGTTTTGTGAAGCGGGAGGAAGAGGTTAAATTATAA
- a CDS encoding genetic competence negative regulator, whose translation MKIERLSHDKIRIFLTFDDLSERGIQKEDMWQEIPKVHELFTEMMDQAYSELGFDATGPLAVEVFALPAQGMVVIVTRGKYDPQQYGSGHEDDLPEEVYEMEVTLEQSDSIVYAFKDFEVLIEAAHMLRQHVTDAGRLYSYKDKWFLHLEPDEVDSTKHAALIALLAEFGEGSSVTPAVMEEYGKVVIPAQAIDVICTHFKRQD comes from the coding sequence ATGAAAATAGAACGACTAAGTCACGATAAGATACGGATTTTCCTGACCTTTGACGATCTGAGCGAGCGCGGAATACAAAAAGAAGATATGTGGCAGGAAATACCTAAGGTTCATGAACTGTTCACTGAAATGATGGATCAGGCCTATTCCGAACTTGGATTTGATGCCACAGGTCCACTCGCTGTCGAAGTATTCGCACTTCCCGCTCAAGGGATGGTTGTCATTGTCACACGTGGAAAATATGATCCGCAACAATATGGTTCAGGTCATGAAGATGATCTTCCTGAAGAAGTATATGAAATGGAAGTTACACTCGAGCAAAGCGATTCCATCGTTTATGCATTCAAGGACTTTGAAGTGCTCATTGAAGCTGCACATATGTTGCGTCAGCATGTTACGGATGCTGGGAGACTTTATTCTTATAAAGACAAGTGGTTCTTGCATTTGGAGCCAGATGAGGTAGATTCCACCAAACATGCGGCATTGATTGCCTTGCTTGCTGAATTTGGCGAAGGTTCCTCAGTTACTCCAGCAGTCATGGAAGAGTATGGTAAGGTTGTTATTCCTGCACAAGCGATTGATGTTATCTGCACCCACTTCAAACGCCAGGATTAA
- a CDS encoding polysaccharide deacetylase family protein: MFRHTAALIIAASLLLSACGTAEEKTSDNSAPAGESTTTVQEEQGNSNPTETEEPGTGVPEPSTEDSTATEEEPESSEKVSTEEKVEKTYHMNENYYIKPNDDSNPSKVVLLTFDDGPKEEKMITSLIDTLDKHNAKAIFFVNGYRVKSHPELLKLIHERGQIVGNHAWDHEDLQKMSKSEAAKQVTDVQKIVKDTIGEEPQFFRPPFGSGNDELKAAVKKNGMLYMTWSNGSLDWDKSTKDKPEKVIQNVLDQLNPGSNILMHELPWTVEALDELLTKLEKKGYSFVDPRAIELEAR, translated from the coding sequence ATGTTCAGACATACCGCCGCATTGATCATTGCTGCAAGTTTGCTGCTGTCGGCTTGTGGGACAGCAGAAGAAAAAACATCTGATAATTCCGCACCAGCGGGCGAATCAACTACCACGGTTCAAGAAGAGCAAGGTAACTCTAACCCAACTGAAACAGAAGAACCCGGAACTGGTGTGCCCGAGCCTTCAACGGAAGATTCAACTGCGACAGAAGAAGAACCTGAATCTTCGGAGAAGGTTTCTACAGAAGAGAAAGTGGAAAAGACGTATCATATGAATGAAAATTATTATATTAAACCAAACGATGATTCAAACCCAAGCAAAGTGGTCTTGTTAACGTTTGATGATGGACCCAAAGAAGAAAAAATGATCACTTCACTAATCGACACTTTAGATAAACATAACGCTAAAGCGATATTTTTCGTCAATGGATATCGGGTGAAAAGCCATCCGGAATTGCTCAAACTCATACATGAACGGGGTCAGATTGTAGGCAATCATGCCTGGGATCATGAAGATCTCCAAAAAATGTCTAAATCTGAGGCGGCAAAACAGGTTACAGATGTCCAAAAAATAGTGAAGGATACCATTGGTGAGGAACCGCAATTTTTCCGGCCACCTTTTGGATCGGGTAATGATGAACTGAAGGCTGCTGTGAAGAAGAATGGCATGTTATATATGACATGGTCTAATGGTTCTCTCGATTGGGATAAAAGCACCAAAGACAAACCGGAAAAAGTCATTCAAAATGTACTGGACCAGTTAAATCCAGGAAGCAATATTTTGATGCATGAATTGCCATGGACGGTTGAAGCATTGGATGAGTTGCTGACCAAGCTCGAAAAGAAAGGCTACTCCTTTGTTGATCCGCGTGCAATAGAATTGGAAGCTCGTTAA